ACGCAGACCGAAGTCGAACTGATACTGCGCAACCACTTCGAAGTTTTGCGCTTTGTTAGCAAAACCGTAGATGTCGCTGCTGCCCTGGGAATTACCAAAGCGGGTTGCGTTATAAGTCTGGGAGTACTGTGCTGCCAGATAGATGTTGTTCGCATCATATTTCAGGCCGCCGCTGTAAACTTCAGCGTGGTCGCCTTCACCGTAAACGCCTGCTGCATTCTGGTCAGCAGTGCGTTTAGAAGAAGACATCGCACCGCCGACGCTAAAGCCTTCGCCCAGATCGTAGGTCAGAGACGCACCGTAGCCGTCGCCATTTTGTTTCAGGGTGCTGCGTCCACTGTCATTTTCGCCGCTTACGCTGCCGTTTTTACCCTGATACTGCAGAGCAAAGTTCAAACCATCAACCAGGCCGAAGAAATCCTGGTTACGGTAAGTCGCGACGCCGTTTGCACGAGATTGCAGGAAGTTATCTGCACCGTAAGTGTCACCGCCAAATTCTGGCAGAACGTCGGTCCAGGAAGTCACGTCGTAGATCACGCCGTAATTACGACCATAATCGAAGGAACCTGCGTCACCGAATTTCAGGCCCGCGAAGGCTACACGAGTCCAGGAC
This sequence is a window from Enterobacter sp. 638. Protein-coding genes within it:
- a CDS encoding porin OmpC — its product is MKVKVLSLLVPALLVAGAANAAEIYNKDGNKLDLFGKVDGLHYFSDDKGNDGDQTYMRIGFKGETQVNDQVTGYGQWEYQVQGNTSESENQSWTRVAFAGLKFGDAGSFDYGRNYGVIYDVTSWTDVLPEFGGDTYGADNFLQSRANGVATYRNQDFFGLVDGLNFALQYQGKNGSVSGENDSGRSTLKQNGDGYGASLTYDLGEGFSVGGAMSSSKRTADQNAAGVYGEGDHAEVYSGGLKYDANNIYLAAQYSQTYNATRFGNSQGSSDIYGFANKAQNFEVVAQYQFDFGLRPSVAYLQSKGKDVSNNTTNFGDQDLLKYVDVGATYYFNKNMSTYVDYKINLLDENNFTKQAGVGTDDIVALGLVYQF